A window of the Plasmodium vivax chromosome 12, whole genome shotgun sequence genome harbors these coding sequences:
- a CDS encoding hypothetical protein, conserved (encoded by transcript PVX_083150A) — MKNKDNLHRKCKDRAEAKLEEFKKEAYSMIEYKDKIIKMLCAILEVQGITTLNIKKFISGPNYPKEKTRCGNGEHELKSHKRMTSPRKRRLIKIPHLRSAKKKKELNLFSSPNNVNEGEYEDKCSDSSLSSERESLNETHSDNPTMENMTMRDLSGNKTDVHEDIIPSDSEKESGGKHSTGRKKAQESFRKNETNLESTCKSNFQKDVQGSKSKMAAKMNETIGGECPLCLMPQTESLHGNLPPTIYKLSCEHVFHLMCIYETVIRRECRKTCCICHSEIGEEDKNEIITKAKREKKENEKKSKLMLKVMKLQADNQAQAEK; from the exons ATGAAGAACAAGGACAATTTACACAG AAAATGCAAAGACCGAGCTGAGGCCAAATTGGAAgagtttaaaaaagaagcttACAGTATGATTGAGTACAAagacaaaattataaaaatgttgtgTGCAATTCTGGAGGTGCAAGGGATAACAACCCTAAATATAAAGAAGTTCATATCTG GCCCGAATTATCCCAAGGAGAAAACCCGCTGCGGAAACGGCGAGCATGA GTTAAAATCTCATAAAAGGATGACATCCCCAAGAAAGAGAAGA TTAATAAAAATCCCTCACCTTCGGAGCgctaagaagaagaaagagcTGAACTTATTTTCTTCACCAAATAATGTAAATGAAGGAGAATACGAGGATAAATGCTCAGATTCTTCGTTAAGTTCCGAGAGGGAATCCCTAAACGAGACGCACTCGGACAATCCCACGATGGAAAAT ATGACAATGAGGGATTTATCAGGGAATAAAA CTGATGTACACGAGGACATCATCCCCAGCGACAGTGAAAAGGAATCCGGTGGCAAACACAGCACAGGG CGCAAGAAGGCACAGGAGTCATTCCGAAAAAATGAGACAAATTTGGAGTCCACGTGTAAATCGAATTTTCAAAAGGACGTCCAGGGATCCAAGTCAAAAATGGcggcaaaaatgaacgaaacaATTGGAGGCGAGTGTCCACTG TGCCTAATGCCCCAAACGGAATCGCTCCACGGGAACTTGCCGCCCACCATTTACAAGCTGAGTTGTG agCACGTTTTTCATCTGATGTGTATCTACGAAACGGTGATACGACGGGAATGCAGGAAG acgTGCTGCATTTGTCACAGCGAAATCGGCGAGGAAGATAAAAACGAAATCATCACTAAGGCGaagcgcgaaaaaaaggaaaatgaaaaaaaaagtaaactCATGTTAAAGGTTATGAAGTTGCAGGCAGATAACCAGGCGCAGGCTGAGAAGTGA
- a CDS encoding hypothetical protein, conserved (encoded by transcript PVX_083145A), translated as MIIHTTSYVSQPLKLPLLPEMSHPNSYSSLSPRNNTCGSSSSSSSSGSSGSGGSCSSSGSGNSSTNSSGSCNNQGGKSNTNQLNDPDFEEACDIRLMNTPENMKFSQSPPTSSLHASSLHLTDVNELVLSPNQQIYSNSPLKSPNTTPLTPASPIFDSNYNEENMEKVSSNYFVSSPYRNDIFSEFDMLGSFFESLDELENKSDYTESSSNENSKFSHDFSLDMCGGKKGKKGNIQKDEVIYNFKRDNYKKVFHAWCNKGKHELNYDNKKFGSIMEWINYIEELMSHEGQNDNKGDEEEERQPRQEQQMGGQLGGQMGEHLEEEHCGLLHEMEHDLEHEREQEDMIKIGMSPNFFSEENVYQVGSSAFRSDEYMSVGKENGGGSDEVDYGGGGVDYGGGGVDYGGSGGVDYSVNSGVGVGYLVSSGVDYMVSSMADYAVSGGADCGNDQGEYYKDGGDNGALKEESKCDNFLASQNVNVMMSTPEQCNSSFVADNVNAYRADERGGGGVGMSSPHGHCALLSSSLMKPNYDANPCISNFGGKQNLLPEYNNAEDNITYCNSDSRQEGMGDYFLPSAMNGAQMQSGSCGVGGSGFVWNSGASADEGNGAGNIASNVANVANAANAASVVDNLAGNHHAHVAQPVGAEKVGAQNEKDEADNSAPSSNCADVPNPWMAQ; from the coding sequence ATGATAATTCACACCACCAGTTATGTTAGCCAGCCGTTGAAATTGCCCCTGCTACCCGAGATGAGTCACCCGAATTCGTATTCATCTCTTTCCCCGCGCAACAACACCTGtgggagcagcagcagtagcagtAGTAGCGGAAGTAGCGGCAGTGGAGGTAGCTGCAGCAGTAGCGGTAGCGGTAACAGCAGCACGAATAGCAGTGGGAGCTGTAACAACCAAGGAGGGAAAAGCAACACAAATCAGCTGAATGACCCcgattttgaagaagcatGTGATATTAGACTAATGAACACCCCGGAGAATATGAAATTTTCGCAGTCTCCTCCGACAAGCTCCCTACATGCATCGTCTTTACATCTAACCGATGTGAATGAGTTAGTCCTTTCGCCCAACCAGCAGATATACTCGAACAGCCCCTTAAAGTCTCCCAATACTACGCCCTTAACCCCAGCGTCTCCCATTTTTGATTCCAACTATAATGAAGAGAACATGGAAAAGGTGAGCTCCAATTATTTCGTCTCATCCCCCTACAGAAATGACATTTTCTCCGAATTCGATATGCTGGGATCCTTTTTTGAGTCGCTCGATgaattggaaaataaaagtgaCTACACGGAGAGTAGCAGCAATGAGAACTCCAAGTTTAGCCACGACTTTTCGCTTGACATGTgtggagggaaaaaggggaaaaaggggaacataCAAAAGGATGAAGtcatttacaattttaagaGGGACAATTACAAGAAGGTGTTCCACGCATGGTGCAATAAAGGGAAGCACGAATTGAACTACGATAATAAGAAGTTCGGCTCCATTATGGAGTGgattaattatatagaaGAGCTCATGTCGCATGAGGGGCAAAATGATAACAAGggcgacgaggaggaagagcgaCAGCCCCGGCAGGAGCAGCAGATGGGAGGACAGCTAGGAGGGCAGATGGGAGAACATCTGGAGGAGGAACACTGCGGGCTCCTGCACGAGATGGAGCACGATCTGGAGCACGAGCGGGAGCAGGAGGATATGATCAAAATTGGCATGAGCCCCAACTTTTTTAGCGAGGAAAATGTCTACCAGGTGGGCAGCAGCGCGTTTCGCAGTGATGAGTACATGTCCGTGGGGAAGGAAAACGGAGGGGGGAGCGATGAAGTAGATTACGGGGGAGGCGGCGTTGATTACGGAGGAGGCGGCGTTGATTACGGAGGTAGTGGCGGGGTGGATTACTCTGTTAACAGCGGCGTGGGGGTGGGCTACCTGGTGAGCAGTGGAGTGGATTACATGGTGAGCAGCATGGCCGACTATGCCGTCAGCGGCGGGGCCGACTGTGGCAATGACCAGGGAGAGTATTACAAAGACGGTGGAGATAACGGCGCCCTGAAGGAAGAGAGCAAATGTGACAATTTcttagctagccaaaatgtgaaTGTAATGATGAGCACCCCCGAACAGTGCAACAGTTCCTTCGTAGCGGATAATGTAAATGCGTACCGGGCAGATGAGAGAGGAGGTGGAGGAGTAGGAATGAGCAGCCCGCATGGTCACTGCGCTCTTCTCTCCTCGTCCTTAATGAAGCCAAATTATGATGCCAATCCATGCATCAGCAATTtcggggggaagcagaaTTTGCTACCAGAGTACAACAACGCGGAGGATAACATCACCTACTGTAATAGTGACTCCAGGCAGGAGGGGATGGGCGATTATTTCCTCCCCTCAGCGATGAACGGCGCGCAGATGCAGAGCGGCTCCTGTGGTGTGGGCGGCAGTGGCTTTGTGTGGAACAGTGGCGCAAGTGCTGACGAGGGAAACGGTGCAGGGAACATCGCCTCGAATGTAGCAAACGTGGCGAACGCGGCAAACGCGGCAAGCGTGGTGGATAACCTTGCGGGGAATCACCACGCCCACGTGGCCCAACCCGTAGGCGCGGAAAAGGTTGGGGCGCAGAATGAAAAGGACGAGGCTGACAATAGCGCGCCTTCGTCCAACTGTGCTGACGTCCCAAACCCATGGATGGCTCAGTGA
- a CDS encoding hypothetical protein, conserved (encoded by transcript PVX_083130A): MFIASYFDRRDRLHEKKERKVDSEEGKRSQIEKVLHNALHSYKGEKATIQKRDEQEEIKKILSEFLKRKLKKTKRRNTTKGFSQYYYQNGGSYRPAEASLNCVGDDSPDELSSDSEIEPTIKENKNLKHCAEKITLLSSFLKHDKLRGMDIQEVYRTIDTYIGESQLKIDQINEKLETDAETELRIGRENLSKLCSIKKELAKNKILQTATEGSSNAIEHMISEMKIIQKLAKQKEYIVILKNSLTKLDYAKKCAVSRNYDETLSIILDITRKFHSFKKNGKEQIAKGIQFFLPILTEYYMSRAQFLLSSISWGNNISSVLTNSLEQLLNDVADGDDEYSFRADQEFPFTAEEQPSENGKPKEYPPEENNSNTASGNYPSGDKASSLQEKIKSAVIFDSTYISLLQKESHEFVHTLISWNLMEKIDDYLKGEKSRGDHFSHHRCDCPMKFIDQMASCIITFFRSFFQNEKSPLFKIDKPEWGLKYLLYQCVISNKILKTFLRFFLEGDLNGSVVLGQALHDVFVRRGECINEGNFKKSDEHTDVHYGSRFSGDPPTAQGRSPPEGVPPPSGGAYFTTEDNQQDEDKVDAKRLYKKYSMMSNEQKERILYDVTHCEQVIRKLNFKIITECRLYILSRCAYFIQLYHVEENKSEIKKAFLNFIHHVLMLYKKWMLYDGVNCRHLLDDFLNNTFVRVLDVEGFAPEGEKKESSSGGSHDADVGIATSAATAEATSAAASAPTNAATPAGAHQSNQRSIQELLKARTEGPGEVKGVHMRNFFLLVEKEFLVDILKDMAANNCCVQLKNKIILEEADCVSEYVHIFTELLKRVTRRMALFHHAEGGAGTHQGSSAHEGRSTHQGSNPPRRDRFLEEYLHQVVKELLLIVKDEFRHHWNSISDLIGECSNTCLLYVSFCSINKFLTNYQYKNYLKETISSFHQLEKKMMSNFLDAFYHFISIRMYNLFSTNNIFHEYILTNLFKMKKCLPDDLFQNLCSKILQKLDSKILTFLMNQSSTYLHNECTFNTFISNASLILHHLDDLHMKGEGGDTYPMPRLKEIINLMTDDVDILKRRIQQLKSNYALLLNDQNKNWLVQVTKITNALLRDDDEEDSSDEYSPFRAHHGKDGANKACQISLKKIKALLLRRPDIRQVAQKSIVIQEFIQV; this comes from the coding sequence atgttcatagCAAGCTACTTCGATCGGAGGGACAGGCTGCACGAGAAGAAGGAGCGCAAAGTCGACAGCGAGGAAGGGAAAAGGAGCCAAATAGAAAAGGTTTTACATAATGCCCTACATTCATATAAGGGAGAAAAGGCAACAATTCAGAAAAGGGACGAAcaggaggaaataaaaaaaatcctgtCAGAATTCCTAAAGAGGAAGTTAAAGAagacaaaaaggaggaatacCACTAAGGGGTTTTCCCAATATTATTACCAAAATGGTGGCAGCTACCGCCCAGCCGAAGCGAGTTTAAATTGTGTTGGAGACGATTCTCCTGATGAACTCTCAAGTGATAGCGAAATAGAGCCCACGATaaaggagaacaaaaatttaaaacattgcgcggaaaaaataaccctACTAAGTAGCTTCTTAAAGCATGACAAGCTAAGAGGTATGGACATACAGGAGGTCTACAGAACAATCGACACGTACATCGGTGAAAGTCAACTTAAAATTGATCAGATAAACGAAAAATTAGAAACGGATGCGGAGACAGAATTACGGATTGGGAGGGAGAATCTCTCCAAGTTGTGCTCCATCAAAAAGGagttggcaaaaaataaaatcttaCAGACAGCAACGGAAGGAAGCTCTAATGCCATTGAACATATGAtaagcgaaatgaaaataatacaaaaattgGCCAAGCAAAAGGAGTACATTGTGATCTTAAAAAATAGCTTAACCAAACTTGATTATGCAAAGAAATGTGCTGTCAGCAGAAATTATGATGAAACGTTGAGCATCATTTTGGACATTACTAGGAAGTTTCactcatttaaaaaaaatggaaaggaacaaattgcCAAGGggattcaattttttctccccatatTAACAGAATATTACATGAGTAGAGCCCAGTTCTTACTCTCTAGCATTTCTTGGGGTAATAACATTTCCAGCGTTCTGACCAACTCGCTGGAGCAGCTCCTAAACGATGTTGCTGACGGTGATGATGAGTACTCGTTTAGGGCCGATCAGGAGTTCCCCTTCACCGCGGAGGAACAACCGTcggaaaatggaaagccCAAAGAGTATCCCCCAGAAGAGAATAACAGCAATACCGCTTCGGGTAATTACCCCAGTGGGGACAAAGCCTCATCGCTccaggaaaaaattaaaagtgcCGTCATCTTCGACAGCACGTACATTTCGCTTCTCCAAAAGGAAAGCCACGAATTTGTACACACACTGATTAGCTGGAAtttgatggaaaaaatagacGACTATTTGAAGGGCGAAAAGAGCAGGGGAGATCATTTTTCGCATCATCGCTGTGACTGCCCCATGAAGTTTATCGAtcaaatggctagctgcataatcacattttttaggtccttcttccaaaatgagaagagccccctttttaaaatcgaCAAACCGGAGTGGGGACTAAAATACCTGCTTTACCAGTGCGTGATTAGCAACAAAATATTGAAGACGTTCCTCAGGTTCTTCCTCGAGGGGGACCTGAACGGCAGCGTGGTGCTGGGCCAGGCATTGCACGATGTGTTCGTGCGCAGGGGGGAGTGTATCAATGAAGGGAACTTCAAGAAGAGCGACGAACATACCGATGTGCATTATGGAAGCCGCTTTAGTGGAGACCCGCCAACGGCGCAGGGGCGAAGCCCCCCAGAGGGTGTCCCCCCCCCATCAGGAGGCGCCTACTTCACCACTGAAGATAATCAGCAAGATGAAGACAAGGTAGACGCAAAACGcctttacaaaaaatacagCATGATGAGCAACGAACAGAAGGAGCGCATCCTCTACGATGTAACCCACTGCGAACAAGTGATAAGGAAGCTAAATTTTAAGATAATCACCGAGTGTAGGCTGTACATACTGAGCAGATGCGCCTACTTCATCCAGCTCTACCATGTGGAAGAAAATAAgagtgaaataaaaaaggcgtttttaaatttcataCACCATGTTCTCATGCTGTATAAGAAGTGGATGCTGTATGATGGGGTCAACTGCAGGCATTTGTTGGACGACTTTCTAAACAACACCTTTGTGCGTGTTTTAGATGTGGAAGGGTTCGCGcccgagggggaaaagaaggagagcaGCAGCGGCGGCAGCCACGACGCAGATGTGGGCATAGCTACAAGCGCAGCTACTGCTGAAGCTACTAGTGCAGCTGCTAGTGCACCTACCAATGCAGCCACCCCCGCAGGTGCGCACCAATCGAACCAGCGCAGCATACAGGAACTGCTCAAAGCGAGGACGGAGGGGCCCGGCGAGGTGAAGGGCGTCCACATGAGAAACTTCTTCCTACTCGTCGAAAAGGAATTCCTCGTTGATATTTTGAAAGACATGGCCGCCAACAACTGTTGCGTGCAgttgaagaacaaaataattcTGGAGGAGGCCGACTGCGTCAGCGAGTATGTCCACATTTTCACGGAGTTGCTGAAGAGGGTTACGAGGAGGATGGCTCTGTTTCACCACGCCGAGGGGGGGGCAGGCACCCACCAGGGAAGCAGCGCCCACGAGGGAAGAAGCACCCACCAGGGAAGCAACCCTCCCCGGCGAGACCGCTTCCTAGAGGAGTACCTCCACCAGGTGGTGAAGGAGCTACTTCTCATCGTCAAGGACGAATTTAGACACCACTGGAACAGCATAAGCGATTTGATAGGCGAATGCAGCAACACGTGTCTGCTCTACGTGTCCTTCTGCTCGATAAATAAGTTCCTCACCAATTACCAGTACAAGAACTATTTAAAAGAAACCATTTCGAGCTTCCAtcaactggaaaaaaaaatgatgagtaACTTCCTAGACGCATTTTACCATTTCATTTCTATTAgaatgtataatttattttcgacgaataatatttttcatgagTACATCCTGACCAACCTGTTtaagatgaaaaaatgcCTCCCAGATGACCTCTTCCAAAATTTGTGTAGCAAAATATTGCAGAAATTAGACTCCAAAATTTTAACCTTCCTGATGAACCAGAGTAGCACATATCTACACAACGAATGTACATTCAATACGTTTATTAGTAACGCTTCGCTCATTCTACATCATTTGGATGACCTTCATATGAAGGGAGAGGGTGGTGATACATACCCCATGCCGCGTTTAAAAGAAATCATCAACCTGATGACAGACGATGTGGACATTTTGAAGAGAAGAATTCAGCAACTTAAAAGTAACTACGCTTTGTTGCTAAATGATCAGAATAAAAATTGGCTAGTTCAGGTGACCAAAATTACCAATGCGCTTTTGCgagatgatgatgaagaggatTCCAGTGATGAGTACTCTCCCTTTCGTGCCCATCATGGGAAGGACGGGGCAAATAAGGCCTGCCAAATTTCGCTCAAAAAAATCAAAGCGCTCCTTTTGAGGCGGCCGGACATCAGGCAGGTCGCGCAGAAGTCCATCGTCATCCAGGAGTTCATCCAGGTGTAG
- a CDS encoding hypothetical protein (encoded by transcript PVX_083140A), whose protein sequence is MTPQKSVCFDVEYHGDPCDVQIGDVDTRKDVGRVGRNYASILITPPQVNCIYSCRCNDLSGGHERDNSGEGKEHLSILRIGKEVKNDLLRNNHAVRSTEFGKAEIIRCKKVSREKGSLSIDEDSSEGVRFCEVCLHACTITECKSPGRSKNTEEYLQGGRLTRKGMKVLSTYESNSLTYQLRKGSTSSSSPGGSAILKYLKKGKKKKKKKKRKIKEKSKGNVTSPVGEASKKATLLLNKNMHLGNDKRLNSSSGVVPSTREEKDENVMELSKGKPLNGLEGAIRISSHGRENAPKIMPLISCKSGRKVFRSYLKLHRLKCRSMKIIEKLKDAMIKENIAYNKGGKEVDADHEGVTDNDEGVTDNGEGDNGEADNDEGDNDEAFIDNDPGRGRGASAKRTKGARLNEADYLVYKFRRTLRRHVKKYVHKKIIILESFLQTKRNLASEKMVHTFIIPSISDRPHKNASNYCSYVDRYVRKFFHSYFVTLVNQFFKHYFFHYKRKCVKSYVGSFGSRGEKLDGETASHHQPFGHSRFGTKNDNGACSRVICSSCLHTSKANFAPSSGGEETSKGDKDMTEGRNPLPVFSRPSVSRNPNEGHGKAGRDPYSSYRSNCCNGELSVLEPIEGRSPSGGVLHKLHVERLQKEENARVSANPKRGSSPCGELKLGAANDPRGRCSVGGERTEGRQWRKWG, encoded by the exons ATGACACCCCAGAAAAGCGTATGCTTCGATGTAGAGTACCATGGAGATCCGTGCGATGTACAAATTGGGGATGTAGACACAAGGAAGGACGTAGGGCGTGTTGGAAGGAATTATGCCTCCATTTTAATAACGCCCCCTCAAGTGAACTGCATCTACTCGTGCAGGTGTAACGATTTGAGTGGCGGTCACGAGAGAGACAACTCCGGTGAAGGAAAGGAGCACCTCTCCATCCTGCGAATTGGTaaagaagttaaaaatgatttgctGAGAAATAACCATGCGGTGAGAAGTACCGAGTTCGGAAAGGCAGAAATCATAAGGTGTAAAAAGGTCAGTCGTGAGAAGGGCTCCCTCAGCATCGATGAGGATAGCAGCGAAGGTGTTAGATTCTGCGAGGTGTGTCTCCATGCCTGCACCATTACAGAATGTAAATCCCCCGGTAGATCTAAAAACACGGAGGAATATCTCCAGGGTGGACGCCTTACCCGAAAGGGCATGAAGGTATTATCCACCTACGAGAGTAACAGCTTGACCTATCAGCTCAGAAAAGGTAGCACCAGTAGTAGTAGCCCAGGAGGGAGTGCCATATTGAAGTAcctgaaaaaagggaagaaaaagaagaagaaaaaaaaaaggaaaataaaggaaaaatcaaagGGGAATGTCACCTCTCCAGTTGGCGAAGCATCCAAGAAGGCTACCCTTCtgcttaataaaaatatgcacctGGGGAATGACAAACGTTTGAACAGTAGCAGTGGGGTGGTTCCCTCCACACGAGAAGAGAAAGATGAAAATGTGATGGAATTATCAAAGGGGAAGCCTCTCAACGGTTTGGAAGGGGCAATCAGAATCAGCAGCCATGGGAGAGAAAACGCCCCTAAGATAATGCCGCTAATAAGCTGCAAAAGTGGGAGAAAAGTTTTTAGGTCCTATTTAAAGCTGCACAGACTGAAATGCCGTAGTATGAAGATAATAGAAAAGTTAAAAGACGCGAtgataaaggaaaatatcGCTTAcaacaagggggggaaggaagtgGACGCTGACCATGAGGGTGTCACTGATAATGATGAGGGTGTTACTGACAATGGTGAGGGTGACAATGGTGAGGCCGATAATGATGAGGGTGACAATGATGAAGCTTTCATTGATAATGATCCTGGTCGGGGAAGGGGCGCCTCTGCCAAGCGAACAAAAGGCGCCCGCCTGAACGAAGCAGATTACTTAGTATACAAATTTAGGAGGACACTAAGGAGGCACGTGAAAAAATAcgtgcataaaaaaattataattttggaGAGTTTCCTTCAGACGAAAAGAAACTTAGCGAGTGAGAAAATGGTACACACGTTTATCATTCCTTCCATTTCAGATCGTCCCCATAAAAACGCTTCTAACTATTGCAGTTATGTTGACAGATATGTGAGGAAGTTTTTCCACTCCTATTTCGTCACGCTAgttaatcaattttttaagcattACTTTTTTCACTATAAGAGGAAATGTGTAAAGAGTTACGTTGGCAGTTTTGGGTCGAGGGGAGAGAAGCTCGATGGTGAAACCGCTTCTCATCATCAGCCTTTTGGTCACTCCAGATTTGGCACCAAGAATGATAATGGGGCATGCAGTAGGGTCATATGCTCCTCGTGCCTTCACACAAGTAAGGCTAATTTTGCACCCTCcagtgggggagaagaaaccTCGAAGGGGGATAAAGACATGACGGAGGGGAGAAACCCTTTGCCTGTTTTCTCCCGTCCCAGTGTAAGTCGCAACCCAAATGAGGGGCATGGCAAAGCTGGAAGGGATCCCTACTCTAGTTACAGAAGCAACTGCTGTAATGGAGAACTGTCCGTTCTTGAGCCCATCGAGGGGAGAAGCCCTTCTGGTGGGGTCTTGCATAAGCTGCATGTCGAGCGTTtgcagaaggaggaaaacgcCCGTGTTAGTGCAAACCCTAAGAGGGGGAGCTCTCCATGTGGTGAGTTGAAACTCGGAGCAGCAAATGACCCGCGGGGGAGGTGTAGCGTGGGCGGAGAGCGAACCGAGGGGCGC CAGTGGCGCAAGTGGGGAtag
- a CDS encoding aspartate carbamoyltransferase, putative (encoded by transcript PVX_083135A; Apicoplast targeted protein. Curated by Stuart Ralph, Walter and Eliza Hall Institute of Medical Research, Australia.): MIEIVGSLALAFTLLLAVVLAHITAGTRKKKLIIDRKGELSSKYKIDFDIISQGMKRKNVINVDDITDEELLVILFTAKKFESLLKNKKDTKFLENKVFCSIFLEPSTRTRCSFDSAILRLGSKVINITDMNSTSFYKGETVQDAFTILAKYVDGIIYRDPSNNNVDLAVAASDKPIINAGNGTGEHPTQSLLDFYTIYNFFPYILERDINQKINVAFVGDLKNGRTVHSLSKLLSRYNVNFIFISCKSLDIPENIVHIITNNLKWNNFYNENSIRKYDNLEKGLKDVHVIYMTRIQKERFTDLNEYNAYKDAFILDNRVLENTRMDTKVLHPLPRVNEIKVEVDDNPKSVYFLQAENGLYVRMALLYLIFS; this comes from the exons atgatagAAATAGTTGGCTCGCTGGCCTTAGCCTTCACGCTTTTACTGGCCGTGGTCCTGGCTCACATAACCGCAGGGacgagaaaaaagaaattaatcaTCGACAGAAAAGGAGAGCTGAGCAGCAAGTACAAAATCGATTTTGATATAATTTCGCAAGGAATGAAACGTAAGAATGTAATAAATGTGGATGACATAACTGACGAGGAATTGCTAGTCATTCTGTTCACCGCGAAGAAGTTTGAGTCTttgctaaaaaataagaaggaCACAAAGTTCCTGGAAAATAAAGTTTTCTGTAGCATCTTCCTGGAGCCCAGTACAAGAACGAGATGTTCCTTCGACTCTGCAATTTTGAGACTGGGTTCGAAGGTGATAAATATTACGGACATGAATTCCACGTCGTTTTACAAGGGGGAAACTGTGCAGGACGCGTTCACCATTTTGGCGAAATATGTGGACGGGATTATATACCGGGATCCCTCGAAT AATAATGTCGACCTCGCCGTCGCCGCGTCCGACAAGCCAATCATCAACGCGGGAAATGGCACAGGGGAACACCCAACACAGTCACTCCTAGACTTCTACACCATATACAATTTCTTCCCgtacattttggaaagagacataaaccaaaaaataaacgtgGCCTTTGTTggagatttaaaaaatggaaggactGTTCATTCGCTTAGCAAATTGCTGAGCAGATATAAtgtcaattttatttttatatcttgCAAGTCGCTGGATATTCCCGAAAATATTGTGCACATTATAACGAACAATTTGAAATGGAACAATTTCTACAATGAAAATTCTATTAGAAAATATGACAATTTGGAGAAAGGATTAAAAGATGTGCATGTGATATACATGACACGGATACAGAAGGAGAGGTTTACCGACTTAAACGAGTACAACGCGTATAAGGACGCCTTCATTTTGGATAACCGCGTTTTGGAGAATACCAGGATGGATACGAAG gTCCTGCACCCCCTCCCCAGGGTTAACGAAATAAAAGTCGAAGTTGATGACAATCCCAAAAGTGTGTACTTTTTGCAGGCCGAAAACGGATTGTATGTGAGGATGGCCCTGTTGTACctcattttttcgtaa